In Carya illinoinensis cultivar Pawnee chromosome 9, C.illinoinensisPawnee_v1, whole genome shotgun sequence, the following are encoded in one genomic region:
- the LOC122276536 gene encoding berberine bridge enzyme-like 21: MGHSSPLPHLSIPLIFPLILLLLHISASWAAPDPVYTSFVQCFSARTKQPSLISQIVYAQNNPSYTSVLRAYIRNARFNTTSTPKPVIIVTPTQESHVQASVLCSKQSGIRIRIRSGGHDYEGVSYVSQEPYIILDMFNLRSVAVDMKEQTAWVQAGATIGELYYRISEKSKVHGFPSAVCPTVGVGGNLCGGGYGFMLRKYGTTADNILDAKMVDVNGRILDRNSMGEDLFWALRGGGGASFGVILAYKINLVAVPPKVTVFRVERTLEESATDIVYRWQHVAPNTDENLFMRMLIQPVTSPVKKGEMTIRASIVALFLGTADDVVALLGKEFPELGLKKEDTREMSWIESIVWVYNGNVTSPNVLLNREPDSATFGKRKSDYVQTPIPKDGLEGLWKRMIEIGETGLAFNPYGGKMSQIPASAVPFPHRAGNLFKIQYSVNWKDGGIEAENNFTAQAKNLYGYMTPFVSKNPRSAFLNYRDLDIGINHHGNNSYEEGKVYGTMYFHENFDRLVKVKTEVDPENFFRNEQSIPPLPRKA, translated from the coding sequence ATGGGACATTCAAGTCCGTTGCCGCATCTATCTATACCGCTAATATTTCCTCTCATTCTTCTGCTTCTCCATATCTCGGCTTCATGGGCAGCCCCAGATCCAGTCTATACCTCCTTTGTTCAATGCTTCTCAGCCCGAACAAAGCAACCAAGCCTAATCTCCCAGATTGTTTATGCTCAAAACAATCCTTCCTACACATCCGTCCTACGTGCCTACATTCGCAATGCACGGTTCAACACCACGTCCACGCCAAAACCTGTCATCATTGTGACCCCAACACAGGAATCCCACGTCCAAGCCTCCGTGCTTTGCTCCAAGCAAAGTGGCATTCGTATCAGAATCCGCAGCGGTGGCCATGACTATGAGGGCGTCTCGTACGTCTCCCAAGAGCCATATATCATCCTCGATATGTTCAACCTTCGATCGGTTGCAGTCGATATGAAAGAACAGACTGCTTGGGTACAAGCCGGCGCCACAATCGGAGAACTCTACTATAGAATATCAGAGAAGAGCAAAGTGCATGGCTTTCCGTCGGCGGTTTGTCCCACTGTTGGTGTTGGTGGGAACTTATGCGGTGGTGGGTACGGTTTCATGTTGCGGAAATACGGAACAACGGCGGATAATATCCTCGATGCGAAAATGGTGGACGTCAATGGTAGAATCCTTGATAGGAATTCGATGGGGGAAGATCTTTTTTGGGCCcttagaggaggaggaggagcaaGCTTTGGTGTTATCCTtgcatacaaaataaatttggtTGCAGTTCCGCCAAAGGTTACAGTTTTCCGGGTTGAGAGGACCTTGGAAGAGAGTGCGACCGACATTGTTTATCGATGGCAACATGTCGCGCCAAACACGGACGAAAACCTTTTCATGAGGATGCTCATACAACCCGTGACATCCCCGGTGAAGAAGGGGGAGATGACAATCAGAGCTTCGATTGTCGCATTATTTCTTGGTACAGCAGACGATGTTGTCGCATTGCTAGGGAAGGAATTTCCTGAACTAGGTTTGAAGAAGGAAGATACCAGGGAAATGAGTTGGATCGAATCTATTGTGTGGGTTTACAATGGCAACGTGACGTCCCCCAACGTCCTGCTCAATCGAGAACCTGACTCGGCGACCTTTGGGAAGAGGAAATCAGATTATGTGCAGACCCCGATTCCAAAAGATGGGTTGGAAGGGCTATGGAAGAGGATGATTGAGATTGGAGAGACTGGACTGGCTTTCAATCCCTATGGCGGAAAAATGAGCCAAATCCCTGCTTCTGCTGTACCATTTCCACACCGTGCCGGAAATCTGTTCAAAATCCAATACTCCGTAAACTGGAAAGACGGTGGAATTGAGGCAGAAAATAATTTCACAGCTCAGGCAAAGAACCTTTACGGTTACATGACCCCATTTGTGTCAAAGAACCCAAGGAGTGCATTTCTAAACTATAGAGACCTTGACATTGGGATTAATCACCATGGTAATAATAGCTATGAAGAAGGGAAGGTTTATGGAACCATGTATTTCCATGAGAACTTTGATAGGTTGGTGAAGGTTAAGACTGAAGTTGATCCAGAGAATTTCTTCAGAAATGAGCAGAGCATCCCACCTCTTCCTCGTAAGGCTTAA